From a region of the SAR202 cluster bacterium genome:
- a CDS encoding sigma-70 family RNA polymerase sigma factor, protein MDVKSLTDEALIQAIQRREIQAFEELFDRHHRLCLAVAYKVLGDSSLSEDATQEAFLGLWRSPGSFQPERGALRTWLLSVVRHRAIDMTRGAAFKREKVDLEDVAHLHSSSDVWQQVSRRLDKARIKAAVDTLPAEQKDAILMAFFGGYTYQEIAEKIGAPPLGTVKGRIRLGMNKLRALLGDPPEGASH, encoded by the coding sequence ATGGACGTTAAGTCCCTTACTGACGAAGCGTTAATTCAGGCCATCCAGCGAAGGGAGATACAAGCCTTCGAGGAGCTGTTCGATAGACACCACCGCCTCTGCCTCGCCGTCGCCTACAAAGTCCTTGGCGACTCCAGCCTGTCCGAGGACGCGACCCAGGAAGCCTTCCTCGGCCTCTGGCGCAGCCCCGGCTCCTTCCAGCCGGAGCGCGGTGCCTTAAGGACCTGGCTCCTCAGCGTCGTCAGGCACAGGGCCATCGATATGACCCGCGGCGCCGCCTTCAAACGCGAAAAGGTCGACCTGGAAGACGTGGCCCACCTCCACTCCTCCTCCGACGTGTGGCAGCAGGTAAGCCGCCGCCTCGACAAAGCCCGCATCAAAGCCGCCGTGGACACCCTGCCCGCCGAGCAGAAGGACGCCATTCTCATGGCCTTCTTCGGCGGCTATACGTATCAGGAGATCGCGGAAAAAATCGGCGCCCCCCCCCTGGGCACAGTGAAAGGTAGGATTCGATTGGGCATGAACAAGCTGCGCGCCCTCCTGGGCGACCCGCCGGAAGGGGCCTCCCATTAA
- a CDS encoding anti-sigma factor, producing the protein MEELAALFSLESLPKEEHDAYAAHLPHCRVCRDLADQYVAASAALPHSLDEAPASPGFKNRVLSQARQDLEHLPASSPASPRPHGLLPKWLGGLFGPTLRPALGALALLLIAALIGWNVVLQIQSNNDSDQLADQQAFLAAIASGAAVTPLNGTDAAPNATATLVTTPGGDEAFLLVKNLPALSSDQRYQVWRITGDTPQGIGLFALSKSDTQLVALRTSFTGAKAIGVSIEPKRGSLAPTGPIVLLGSF; encoded by the coding sequence CTGGAGGAGCTGGCCGCGCTCTTTTCCCTGGAGTCTCTCCCCAAAGAAGAACACGACGCCTATGCCGCCCACCTGCCCCATTGCCGTGTCTGCCGAGACCTCGCTGACCAGTATGTCGCCGCCTCCGCCGCCCTCCCCCACTCCCTGGACGAAGCCCCAGCCTCGCCAGGCTTCAAAAACCGCGTCCTCTCCCAAGCCCGCCAGGACCTGGAACACCTCCCAGCATCCTCCCCCGCTTCCCCGCGACCCCACGGCCTCCTCCCAAAATGGCTTGGCGGCCTCTTCGGCCCCACCCTCCGGCCCGCCCTGGGCGCCCTCGCCCTCCTCCTCATCGCCGCCCTCATCGGTTGGAACGTCGTCCTCCAAATACAGTCCAACAACGACTCAGACCAGCTCGCCGACCAGCAGGCCTTCCTCGCCGCCATCGCCTCCGGCGCTGCCGTCACCCCCCTTAACGGCACCGACGCCGCCCCCAACGCCACCGCCACCCTCGTAACCACCCCCGGCGGTGACGAAGCCTTCCTTCTGGTCAAAAACCTCCCCGCACTCTCCTCCGACCAGCGATATCAGGTCTGGCGCATCACCGGCGACACGCCTCAGGGTATCGGCCTCTTCGCCCTCTCGAAAAGCGATACCCAGCTTGTCGCCCTCCGCACCAGCTTCACCGGCGCCAAAGCCATTGGCGTCAGCATCGAACCCAAAAGAGGCAGCCTCGCCCCCACCGGCCCCATCGTCCTCCTCGGCTCCTTCTAG